The DNA sequence CGATCAGCATCACTAACACCTCGGGCTGCAAGAGTTCACCGATGTGATCCATACTTGCCACTCGACCGCCTTTGACAAAAAATGGGGTGCCACAAGTCAATCCGTAGCTTTTCAAGGAGTCGGTCACGGATGGAAGCACATCCCGCAGATTGGCGTCGACTGCACTGGCACTCAGACCATCGGAAACGATGATCTGCACTTGCGGTTTCTTTTGGCAGCGCTCTTGAATCAGACGCACGCCTTCGTCATTCAGGATTCGCCCCATGTCCGGACGCTTCAGGTAATTCTCGGTATTATCGTACTGCGTCTCCACTGTAAATAGAGAAAACTCATCCAACAAGGACTGCTGCACTTCTCCATACACGGCATCGACAGCAGCCGCATGGTCGCGTCTGAGCTGAAGCATGGTCTTGGTCAGAGGACGGACCCCGGTACGCCATACACCGATCCGGGCAGGAGTACTGTCCAAAAGCTCCTGAAGACCTTCCTTCCACTTCGGATTCGGCACGTGCGCCGTTCGTTCCGGCTCTGGCGGTACAGACGACTGCCCTTGCTGTCCGACTGCTCCTGCGGTCAGCTCCTGTGCGGATTCCTTCTCGGTAACGCTTTTCGTTTCCACGGCCTTCCCTGATGTCTGGACTGGAGCTGACGGTGCCATTTCACTCAGCTTTTTTTGCAGCTCTGCCACTACCTTGTCTACCAAATAATCCAATTGCTGTTCCATCCATTTATCACCTCCCGGATTACATGAAAATCGTCGGATCGCCAGCGATTGCAGTCAGCTTGCCGTTCTCCATAATCCCCATCTTCTCCAGCCATTTCTCAAACGCTGGTGCTGGACGCAGACCGAGCACTTCCCGGAAAGCCGCGATGTCGTGAAAGCTCGTCGATTGGTAATTGAGCATGACGTCATCTGCCATGGCCACTCCGATGACGAAGTTCACTCCCGCTGCAGAAAGGAGAATGCCCAAATTGTCCATGTCGTTCTGGTCGACCTTCATATGGTTCGTGTAGCATACGTCACAACCCATCGGCAGACCGTGCAGCTTGCCCATGTAGTGGTCTTCCAGTCCTGCTCGTATGACTTGTCGGCTGTCGTACAAATACTCCGGTCCGATAAAACCAACGACGGTATTTACGATAAAGGGCTGGTACTTGCGTGCAAGTCCGTAGCAACGCGCTTCCATCGTCAGCTGGTCAATGCCAAAATGCGCTTCCGAGGAAAGCTCCGAGCCTTGACCTGTCTCAAAATACCAGAAGTTTGGCCCAGTAGAAGTGCCTTCTTTTCGCATCAGCTCATCGGCCTCATCCAAAAGGGCAACGTCGATCCCAAACGCATTGTTGCCTTTCTCACTTCCCGCGAGGCTCTGGAAAATCAGATCAGCAGGCGCTCCCTGACGGATGGCTCGCATTTGCGTAGAGACGTGAGCCAGCACACAGTTCTGGGTCGGAATGTCCCACTTGTTCATCACATCTTTAGTCATCATCAGGATGTCCTTGACGCTATCAGACGTATCGATAACCGGGTTGATCCCGATGACCGCATCACCGATTCCATAGCCCAGGCCTTCATAGAGGGCTGCCTTGATGCCCTGCACATTGTCAGAAGGATGATTGGGTTGCACCCGTGCTGCCAGGACGCCTTGTTGGCCGATGGCCGTGTTGCAGTGCGTGATGTTGCGAATTTTGGCCGCTGCTGTGATCAGATCGAGATTGCTCATCAGCTTGGCAGTCGCCGCGATCATTTCGCTGGATAATCCTCTACTGATTCTCTTGATTTCGCTGTCACCCGCTTGGTGGCTCAATAAATATTCGCGCAGCTCAGCGACGCTCCAGTTCTTGATTTCGTTGTAGACCTTCTCGTTGATCCCCGCTTCGATCACGCGGGATACCTCGTCCTCCTCAGCAGGAAGCAACGGGTTGTTGCGAATATCGGCGAGTGTAAGATCCGCTAGCACCTGCTTGGCTGCCACACGTTCGCGAGAATCCTCAGCGGCGATTCCAGCCAGCTGGTCACCTGATTTGTCCTCGTTTGCCTTCGCGAAGATTTCTTTCAGATCTCGAAATTGGTAGGTCTGTCCGAGTACAGTCGTTTTCATGTTCATCCCATTCACCCCTTTTTAAAGCCTTTCATCAAAGGCAAGCGTTTTTACGACGACAGGGATGATCGTTCCGGAAATCGGCTCGCCCAAGTCGATGTAATCGCCGTATTCTACTCGCACCTGGTCGATGCATATAATTTCTGGTTTCCCGCTGCACCTC is a window from the Brevibacillus choshinensis genome containing:
- the eutC gene encoding ethanolamine ammonia-lyase subunit EutC, which produces MEQQLDYLVDKVVAELQKKLSEMAPSAPVQTSGKAVETKSVTEKESAQELTAGAVGQQGQSSVPPEPERTAHVPNPKWKEGLQELLDSTPARIGVWRTGVRPLTKTMLQLRRDHAAAVDAVYGEVQQSLLDEFSLFTVETQYDNTENYLKRPDMGRILNDEGVRLIQERCQKKPQVQIIVSDGLSASAVDANLRDVLPSVTDSLKSYGLTCGTPFFVKGGRVASMDHIGELLQPEVLVMLIGERPGLVTAHSMSAYMCYRPRKGMVESERTVISNIHRQGTSPIEAGAHIGTILSKMLEQKASGVKLIL
- a CDS encoding ethanolamine ammonia-lyase subunit EutB; its protein translation is MNMKTTVLGQTYQFRDLKEIFAKANEDKSGDQLAGIAAEDSRERVAAKQVLADLTLADIRNNPLLPAEEDEVSRVIEAGINEKVYNEIKNWSVAELREYLLSHQAGDSEIKRISRGLSSEMIAATAKLMSNLDLITAAAKIRNITHCNTAIGQQGVLAARVQPNHPSDNVQGIKAALYEGLGYGIGDAVIGINPVIDTSDSVKDILMMTKDVMNKWDIPTQNCVLAHVSTQMRAIRQGAPADLIFQSLAGSEKGNNAFGIDVALLDEADELMRKEGTSTGPNFWYFETGQGSELSSEAHFGIDQLTMEARCYGLARKYQPFIVNTVVGFIGPEYLYDSRQVIRAGLEDHYMGKLHGLPMGCDVCYTNHMKVDQNDMDNLGILLSAAGVNFVIGVAMADDVMLNYQSTSFHDIAAFREVLGLRPAPAFEKWLEKMGIMENGKLTAIAGDPTIFM